Proteins found in one Ptychodera flava strain L36383 chromosome 3, AS_Pfla_20210202, whole genome shotgun sequence genomic segment:
- the LOC139125080 gene encoding adhesion G-protein coupled receptor D1-like codes for MYQYETDLKTISPCLSRQIACTAVAALLHYFFTSVFCWMLVEGIHLYFQLVVVLKKALRRRFMAYYLIGWGVPLVLVAISVGFGHAYYGTDDNCWLSVESDMIFAFIGPMLAVILFNLVILGIALRVICRRITNKTEDKYKNIRSSLKAAILLLPLLGMTWLFGLLSVDRHTIFFEYVFAVLNSLQGFFIFIFYCWTSKEVRSQLARRKIAFLTARGQSGSVTVWSSFGMTTNRVMPSRRTATVSVNHC; via the exons ATGTATCAGTATGAAACTGATCTGAAGACTATTTCTCCTTGCCTATCACGCCAGATTGCTTGCACTGCAGTCGCCGCTCTTCTTCACTATTTCTTTACATCCGTCTTCTGTTGGATGTTGGTCGAGGGCATTCACCTCTATTTTCAACTGGTCGTGGTATTAAAAAAAGCTCTGAGGAGACGATTCATGGCTTACTATTTAATCGGTTGGG GTGTCCCTTTGGTACTTGTGGCAATCTCAGTCGGCTTTGGACATGCTTATTACGGTACTGATGATAA CTGCTGGTTGTCGGTGGAAAGTGATATGATTTTTGCATTCATTGGACCAATGCTGGCTGTTATCCTTTTCAATTTGGTGATATTGGGCATAGCACTCCGAGTGATTTGCCGGCGAATCACAAACAAAACTGAAGACAAGTATAAGAATATCAG ATCAAGTCTGAAAGCTGCCATCCTTTTATTGCCATTGCTGGGCATGACTTGGCTGTTTGGTTTGCTGTCTGTTGACCGACACACCATCTTCTTTGAGTACGTATTTGCAGTTCTCAACTCACTCCAGGGTTTCTTCATATTCATCTTCTACTGTTGGACCAGTAAAGAG GTGCGCTCTCAGCTTGCTCGAAGGAAGATTGCTTTTCTGACGGCTCGAGGGCAAAGTGGGAGCGTTACAGTATGGTCAAGTTTTGGGATGACGACGAACCGTGTGATGCCTTCACGGCGAACTGCCACTGTGTCGGTTAACCATTGCTGA